gctttgaaagacaaattgtaggtttacaagaatgctaTCTGGACTGCAGAAGTTGAATTTATACAAATTAGGCTTGTTGTCCCTAGAATTACAAAGGATGATGGGTGATTGAATCAAagccttcaagatattaacaggaaaaagaagTGCAGAACTAGGGCATAGTCTAAAAGTtaaggccagaccattcaggagatgttaggaagcaggcgggtcagtgtggacttgttgggccaaagggcctgtttccacactgtaagtaatctaatcgaatctaagtTCACATACAAAAGATGGCAAAGGTTTGGAACTTCCTTTCACAAATGGCAGTGAATGCTGGGTCACTTAATAGTTGTAAAGCCGAGATATATGATTTGTTTTTGTGAACCAAAGGTATCGAGGGTTCTGGGCAACATGAAGCCAGACCACAGATcacccatgatcttattgaatggcgaaaCTAGACTCGAGGAGCTGAATGATCTACACCTGTCCCTCACGGCCCACTTCTATTTCCAGGCCTTACGGGCTTGAGGCGTGCAGCTGAATACTTACGACCTCGAAGCTGAGGCAGAAGCAGCAGCACTTCCCAGCATGCTCCGCGTGCCTGAAATCGCCGTATCCGAAAGGCGGTCATTCTTCTGCCCGTTGACTGCGCATGTTCGTAAGGGCCAGACGCGGAGCACTCTGGGCGTCCTTTTGTCGCGCGATTGGGAATCGGAGGAAGCCGGAGCAGACGGCCAGCCCAAGCGGGTAGGGAGGGGGCGAGCAGTGGCGTGACGCCAGCTGTTTCACGGCGCTCCCCATCTGCGGTGGACCATTTTTTCGTCTGTCCGTTGCACTCCTACGGACCCAGAGAATCCAATCCGGGATCACAGAGCCGAACTCCGTCTCGCCCAAGCTGCACTCACGTCCGCTCAGCTTCCTGGCTCCATTCCGCGCATGCTCCACGCAGGCAACGCCGCTTTAGGGGCGGGGTCACCCTCGCGCCTGCGCGTTGTTGCATTGTTGATGGGTGTAGACCGTATTTTGTCGCATGTGGCTTTCTGGGTAGTGCCAGCTGCCATTTGCACTTTGTAGTGTACAGTGAACGTTAATACACTCCGTCTAACAGGAAATTAGAAATATTTGAAATCGTGACTTTTTGTTTTCGGTCCTGCTCCACAGCAGTATCGTGAGCGACATAAAAACATGTTAAAAATATTGAGTCATATTAATGGGGAGTTTGACTTACCATTAGACATAGAAgctgaagcagtccattcagtccaacgactctgttacgccattcaatcagatcatgaaaTCATCGATTTGAAGCATTATATATCCATTGAATCGTGCTAATCTCGTTGCATTTCTCAACTCAATTGCTGGGGTCTTTTCTCAACTGGTGATAGAATATTGGTGACTGATGATGGGTTATCCTGTAAACCTTCAGCAATAGAGTCCGGAAGCTGAAGACGCAGGGAGAAGCAGTGCTTAAGATGCAGAAACTGAGTCAGTCAGTCAAGTGAGCTGGTAAAAAGAAAATCCTTGATCGCTTCCTTATCAGtttcaattgtttttttttagtgATTGCATTTTCCTGCCTTCCTGTTTTAAATTTGTCTCTTCACAGGTATCAGCTAAGAACAACCTTCCAACACTCAGGTGTTCATGCAGGTGAGTATGTGTGGATGTGGGAACTGCAAAACTTATGGTAACTCAAAATAACACATTAAGAGGAGGAAAAAAAGTTAAAACATTCTTTATAAGGATATGGTGGGTTTGAATTTCCACTCAGTTAGGAGGAATGTTTAAGTGAAAAGGGAATTTACAGTCttgggaaaaggagaggaaaCAATGCTTTGCATAACGTCAAATTTTCTGTTCAAATTTTTGTCCAATTCCTGTAGTGATAGTTTTGTAAACTACTTTTACAGGAAACTAAAATGTTGAGATTTCCTGAAGGGATACTCAAAGGAAACATCACACAGCATCTAGCAGAGCCATTTGATCTATCACGGCCTGAATATCATTGGGCGTTGAGGTTgtgaagagagatatttgccaTATGGGGatgtattttaaacattcatATGACTTGAAAAGTACTGAGACATAAATGGCAAAATCAGGGTATTCCAGTAAATTGACTGTGAAAAGAGACTTAATCATTTTGATATCAGGAAAAACATTGCACCATTCATAGTGGGGAGAAactgcatgtgtgtttgtgtggatagGCTTCTGTTGATTACTCGACCTTGAGAAACATAAGGACACATACATTATGGAGAAAccatggaaatgtggggactgtggaaAGGGATTCAGTTACCCTTCAAAGTTAGAAACCCATCGacgcagtcacactggggagaggccattcacttgctccctgtgtgggaAGGGTTTCACAGAGTTATCCAAGCTTCATGTGCATGTGCGAGTACACACTGgagagagaccattcacctgctccatgtgtgagaagggattcactcagttaTCCACCCTGCTGGCACACCAGAGAGTTCACACAGATAAacggccttttaaatgttgtgaatgtgAGAAGAGCTTTAAAAGCACAAGTGAAGTTCTGACACACCAACGCACTCACtctggggagagaccattcattTGCTCAGTGTGTCAAAAGGGATTTACTCAGTCATGCTCCCTAATGAGACATCAGCGagttcacacaggagaaagaccaTTCAGCTGCTCTGTATGCGGGAAAGGATTCAGTCACTCATCAACTCTACTTAAACACCAGctagttcacactggggagaggccgtttacctgctctgtgtgtgggaagggattcactcgtTCATCGAACCTACTGATCCACCAGCGAGTTCATactggggagaaaccattcacctgttccatgtgtggaaagggatttgCTCAGTCACAACATCTACTGAGACACCAGCGACTTCACATGTGACACGATATTTTGATTGTCCTCTTACCTGCATTATATGTTTGTTTTTGCTGCTAGAATTTAGTATACTTGGACTGGGGGTTAATGTACTGGAAATATGTCAAATAAATCCACTTTCCTGAAATGGATTTACATTATATTCTTTATTTTACAAGATCAGATGTATCTAATTAATagtaaagaaaaaaaacatgaacTTGTGACAATGCTCAATATGTTAAGCAAAATTTGTAGATGGAGGAACAAAAAGTTGCAGTCTGAAAAAAAATGTTGCGAATGGAGAAAAATATAGCCGTACAGTAGGTTTTGAGCAAATATTGGGTGGGAAAAAGGCAGGTCTGTGAAGGGTGTAAATGGCAGGAAAAGAAAGTTCATCTTCTAGGACCAAAAGATAAATGAAATATATGCCAAGGGCTGGTATGCTGTTAACTGAACACAAAACGAAAATCCACAAACCCAAGCAAAGCATAAAAATGATTCAAAATTGATGCTGAGGTTTTAGATAGAAATATTTGACTCAGTATTGACCCATGAAATCTGAAATGTGCCAAATCAAAATACGAAGTACTACTTTTCAAGTTTACATCAACATTCAGTAGAACATTGTGGAGACCGAAGGACAGTATTGTCAATGTGAGAGCAAGTTGAGAATCGAAATTAAATGTGATTACAATTTTGTTTGTTTGCTTACTGAATAAAGTGTTGTGCATAGATGTCATTTAATCTCTGCAtttgatgttcccagtgcagaaGAGCACATGTTGAGACACTGAATGTACTGAACTAACTTGAAAGACATACACCTAAACACCTGCTTTAGTTTGAAAGAATGGTTTCTGGGCTTGCATGGTGATGAGAGAAGAGGTAAAATGATAGTTTCTTAAGTCTCCTGTGCTTGCACAGAAAACTCTGTGGAAATTGGTTGGACTACTGAGTGAATTTTTTTTCTcccaaaagttccaaaacaatgcaacagctatTAGAACAATAATTACAAGATCTATAAATCGAGGAAATCAGCTCCAGCACTGAAAGCACCACTAACAAGGAACACTTCTTGGCCTGAGGAGTGTTTTTGCTCCTCCGTGGAAAGAGGAAGAGCTAGCTATTTTGGATattgaactggctcaaagttagaagtcAGTGGGTGGTAGTAGAGGGTTGGTTTTCAGGCTGGAatccagtgaccagtggtgtaccacaaggattggtgctgagcccattgcttttcataatttatataaatgatttgggtgtgaacatatgagatatggtcagtaaatttgcagatcacAACAAAATTTCTTGGTGTAGTGGCTACCAAAGACAATTACCTCATggtacaacgggaccttgatcagatagcCCAATGGATcaagaagtggcagctggagtttaatttagataaggatgaggtgctgaagtttggaaaggcagatcaggACAGGATTTATGCAGTTAATCTTAAACTCCTTAGTGGGGGGTTCCTGAACAGACAccttgaaaatggagttcaaGTATATCAGTGTGACAGCATTGACTCTAAACTTTGCCTTAATTAAAGGTAAGTGTAGTGTACTGTGTTACAAATGTAATTAaattggagtgcagattcatagttccttgaaaatgtagTTCCAGATGgacaggatattgaagaaggcgtttggtatgcttgactttattggtcagtgcattgggtTTGGGAGTTGGAAAATCATGCTGCtgttgtacagcacatt
This Chiloscyllium punctatum isolate Juve2018m chromosome 30, sChiPun1.3, whole genome shotgun sequence DNA region includes the following protein-coding sequences:
- the LOC140455433 gene encoding uncharacterized protein — its product is MEKPWKCGDCGKGFSYPSKLETHRRSHTGERPFTCSLCGKGFTELSKLHVHVRVHTGERPFTCSMCEKGFTQLSTLLAHQRVHTDKRPFKCCECEKSFKSTSEVLTHQRTHSGERPFICSVCQKGFTQSCSLMRHQRVHTGERPFSCSVCGKGFSHSSTLLKHQLVHTGERPFTCSVCGKGFTRSSNLLIHQRVHTGEKPFTCSMCGKGFAQSQHLLRHQRLHM